Proteins encoded within one genomic window of Halobacteroides halobius DSM 5150:
- a CDS encoding ImmA/IrrE family metallo-endopeptidase, translating into MDLLKQTIKNINPDLYEEIAKEATYVLKKFGGAHGQALQDDIFRIIPDQVDLLRFPVEDDDFCGFICNHQGETFIYINTYLSYEKQIFATAHELYHFRNNRNGEQEVLHQQVVNQENNIDLEESKANLFAALLLVPEESLKEELDLLQVNQAADLDLLKLIKLMDTFAVPYKTIILRLYEIELLTTKEAQSWLDIPDRDPKQGVLYHINKHQIGQRWQKRTKEVKYSNLKPLILDNDAAEILPKTRIEQDLELIGANDEQYFRK; encoded by the coding sequence ATGGATTTATTAAAGCAGACTATAAAAAATATTAATCCTGACTTATATGAAGAAATAGCCAAAGAAGCTACTTATGTCTTAAAAAAATTTGGTGGAGCTCATGGCCAGGCTTTACAAGATGATATTTTTCGCATTATTCCTGATCAAGTTGATTTGCTTCGGTTTCCAGTAGAAGATGATGACTTTTGTGGCTTTATCTGTAACCACCAAGGAGAAACTTTTATTTATATTAACACTTATCTATCTTATGAAAAGCAGATTTTTGCAACTGCTCATGAGTTGTACCATTTTCGTAATAACCGTAATGGAGAACAAGAAGTACTTCATCAGCAAGTTGTTAATCAGGAGAATAATATTGATTTAGAGGAAAGTAAAGCTAATTTATTTGCAGCTTTATTATTAGTTCCTGAAGAGTCTTTAAAAGAAGAATTAGATCTCTTGCAGGTTAACCAGGCCGCAGATTTAGATCTATTAAAACTAATTAAACTAATGGATACTTTTGCAGTACCTTATAAAACAATCATTCTCCGGTTGTATGAAATTGAACTACTGACTACAAAAGAAGCTCAAAGCTGGTTAGATATTCCTGATAGAGATCCTAAGCAAGGAGTCTTATACCATATAAATAAACACCAAATTGGTCAGCGGTGGCAAAAGAGAACTAAAGAAGTCAAATATAGTAATCTCAAACCACTTATATTAGATAATGATGCAGCAGAAATACTACCTAAAACAAGAATAGAGCAAGATTTAGAACTGATAGGTGCCAATGATGAACAATACTTTAGAAAATGA
- the galU gene encoding UTP--glucose-1-phosphate uridylyltransferase GalU: MTKVRKAVIPAAGLGTRFLPATKAQPKEMLPIVDQPTIQYIVEEAVQSGIEELIIITGRHKRAIEDHFDKNLELEMALERKGKDDMLETVQDISNLINVHYVRQKEPKGLGHAILQAKTFIGNEPFAVLLGDDIVKAQKPVTKQLIEAFAEKESSIIGVQKVADEVVNKYGIVDYDQQEDDLYKVDNLVEKPALEEAPSNIAILGRYILTPEIFTILENTPPGKGNEIQLTDALESLLAQDEIYARVFTGKRYDIGNKLGFLKATVEFALSREDIKDDFSNYLAELLSQDPQTLQKIAAAQEE; the protein is encoded by the coding sequence ATGACTAAGGTTAGAAAAGCAGTAATTCCAGCAGCAGGATTAGGGACTAGATTTCTCCCAGCAACTAAAGCACAACCTAAGGAAATGTTACCAATTGTTGATCAGCCAACGATTCAGTATATTGTTGAAGAAGCAGTTCAGTCAGGTATTGAAGAGTTAATTATTATTACTGGTCGCCATAAACGGGCTATTGAAGATCACTTTGATAAAAATTTAGAGCTAGAGATGGCTTTAGAGAGAAAAGGTAAGGATGATATGTTAGAGACAGTCCAGGATATCTCTAATTTGATTAATGTTCATTATGTGCGCCAAAAAGAGCCTAAAGGCCTAGGACATGCTATTTTACAGGCAAAGACCTTTATTGGTAATGAGCCATTTGCAGTTTTATTAGGTGATGATATTGTAAAGGCCCAAAAGCCTGTCACTAAACAGTTAATTGAAGCCTTTGCAGAAAAAGAATCTAGTATCATTGGGGTCCAAAAAGTGGCTGATGAAGTAGTTAATAAGTACGGAATTGTTGATTATGATCAGCAAGAGGATGATTTATATAAGGTGGATAATTTAGTAGAGAAGCCAGCTTTAGAGGAAGCACCATCTAACATTGCTATTTTAGGTCGCTATATTTTAACGCCAGAAATCTTTACTATTTTAGAGAATACGCCACCTGGTAAAGGCAATGAAATCCAGTTAACTGATGCTTTAGAGAGCTTGTTGGCTCAAGATGAGATCTATGCTAGAGTATTTACAGGAAAGAGATATGATATTGGTAATAAATTAGGCTTTTTAAAGGCTACAGTTGAATTTGCTTTATCGCGAGAAGATATTAAAGATGACTTTAGCAATTATTTAGCTGAATTATTAAGTCAAGATCCCCAGACACTCCAAAAAATAGCAGCAGCTCAAGAAGAATAA
- the mntA gene encoding type VII toxin-antitoxin system MntA family adenylyltransferase antitoxin — MDSNQISNTLQDILSTKQEIVFVYLFGSVAKGSENKLSDIDIAIYLNKDNMPPSGNFGYKAELIAELEEKIEKEIDLVILNDVSLELAFNIIKDGKLVLCNSKRKRADFHFRTQRDYLDFKPFLQVQDDYLNEWLYSESKR; from the coding sequence ATGGATTCTAATCAAATAAGTAATACATTACAGGATATATTGTCTACCAAACAAGAAATAGTTTTTGTTTATCTTTTTGGATCAGTAGCAAAAGGATCAGAGAACAAACTAAGTGATATTGACATTGCTATTTATTTAAATAAAGATAACATGCCTCCCAGTGGTAACTTTGGTTACAAAGCTGAATTGATAGCTGAATTAGAAGAAAAGATAGAAAAAGAAATTGATTTAGTTATCTTAAATGATGTTTCTTTAGAATTAGCTTTTAATATAATTAAAGATGGTAAATTAGTACTATGCAATTCAAAAAGAAAAAGAGCTGATTTTCATTTTAGAACACAAAGAGATTATCTTGACTTTAAACCTTTTTTACAGGTACAAGATGACTATTTAAATGAATGGTTATATAGTGAGTCTAAAAGATGA
- a CDS encoding SpoIID/LytB domain-containing protein, protein MVLGIVIIGLLFGISLAVGSFYLAPKEQISQGQEQKKVEKEPVKKEPVKKLLTVARQAYYQGDYQSSIKQYKRIAKEFKSQQALLNLATIYEELGKYQLAAKSYQRLLKLDSQPQVRLGLGIAYYNLGQLQRAKQQLSKAVATGQQDYLLREAHYYLGLSYKQQQDYKLAATHLQKSLKQINFALGYYQLGQVRFAQGKYQQARDLYHQALETDGSLKGVARELALSYLKAGQIGAAIKYFKAAHSENSSDQLVNQELAKLQEKYPQYFESTPAPVPTPGQEEPITREDLPTEVDFKTIKPLPQAGPQIRVGIMTNQPQVFFRVGSDFSVKQGTKIVATGEKGQIVKASYQQGSYQLDFGEQKLDFSKPVKIVPQAYVPILVHNVKYGQNYYWGGKEDRQYRGLLELRPAEQGVTVVNLVHLEEYLAAVVPSEMSASWPLGALKVQAVAARSYTLANLGRHVSEGFDLCSTVHCAAYRGLSREYQRSTQAVRKTAGDVMTYQGEPINAVYSANSGGHTEDSEDIWSGEVPYLRGVSTAMEETEFPLPPAKLKKWLKKIPQSYSADKEYTKLSHYRWQRSLAVDYLENRLGIEDIKQIIPTLRSEAGSVKALQVVGAKQTKVFKDGIRWRFGGLRNNRFWIQPRYEDGQVVDFLFYGSGWGHSVGMDQVAVASMADHGKNYKKILHHFYTDIKLENWY, encoded by the coding sequence ATGGTGCTAGGAATAGTAATTATTGGTTTATTATTTGGGATTAGTCTAGCAGTAGGGAGTTTTTATTTAGCTCCCAAAGAGCAGATATCCCAGGGCCAAGAGCAAAAGAAAGTAGAGAAAGAACCAGTCAAGAAGGAACCAGTCAAAAAATTATTAACTGTAGCGCGACAGGCTTATTATCAGGGAGATTATCAGAGTAGTATTAAGCAGTATAAAAGAATTGCTAAGGAATTTAAATCTCAGCAGGCACTGCTTAATTTGGCTACGATTTATGAAGAGCTAGGTAAGTATCAACTAGCAGCAAAAAGTTACCAAAGGTTATTAAAGTTAGATTCACAACCACAGGTTAGATTAGGATTGGGGATTGCTTATTATAATCTGGGCCAACTGCAAAGAGCTAAGCAGCAATTATCTAAAGCTGTAGCTACTGGCCAACAAGATTATTTATTACGAGAAGCACATTATTATTTAGGATTAAGTTATAAACAACAGCAGGATTATAAACTAGCGGCTACTCATTTGCAAAAAAGTTTAAAGCAAATCAATTTTGCGTTAGGTTATTATCAGTTGGGCCAAGTTAGATTTGCTCAAGGTAAGTATCAACAAGCACGTGACCTTTATCATCAGGCTTTAGAAACTGATGGAAGTTTGAAAGGTGTAGCCCGTGAATTAGCGTTATCATACCTTAAAGCAGGGCAAATCGGGGCTGCGATTAAGTATTTTAAGGCAGCTCATAGTGAAAATAGTAGTGACCAATTAGTAAATCAAGAATTAGCTAAGTTACAGGAGAAGTATCCACAGTATTTTGAATCTACTCCTGCTCCAGTGCCTACTCCAGGTCAAGAGGAGCCAATTACTAGAGAGGATTTACCGACAGAGGTTGATTTTAAAACAATCAAACCTTTACCACAAGCTGGGCCACAGATAAGAGTTGGGATTATGACTAACCAACCACAAGTCTTCTTTAGAGTAGGTAGTGATTTTTCAGTTAAGCAAGGTACTAAGATAGTTGCGACTGGAGAGAAAGGCCAAATTGTCAAGGCTTCTTATCAGCAGGGTAGTTATCAGTTAGACTTTGGAGAGCAAAAATTAGATTTTAGTAAACCAGTTAAGATTGTACCACAGGCTTATGTGCCTATTTTAGTGCATAATGTTAAATATGGTCAAAATTATTACTGGGGTGGCAAAGAAGATCGCCAGTATCGTGGTTTACTAGAGTTAAGACCAGCTGAGCAAGGGGTGACAGTTGTTAATCTAGTACACTTAGAGGAGTATTTAGCAGCAGTAGTTCCTTCGGAGATGTCTGCTTCTTGGCCCCTTGGTGCTTTAAAGGTGCAAGCAGTGGCGGCTAGAAGTTATACTTTAGCTAATTTAGGTCGCCATGTGAGTGAAGGTTTTGACTTATGCTCAACTGTTCATTGTGCGGCTTATCGTGGCTTAAGTAGAGAGTATCAACGATCTACTCAAGCTGTTAGAAAGACAGCTGGTGATGTAATGACCTATCAGGGAGAGCCAATTAATGCTGTCTATAGTGCTAATTCAGGTGGTCATACAGAGGATAGTGAGGATATCTGGAGTGGAGAAGTACCTTATTTACGTGGGGTTTCTACTGCAATGGAAGAGACTGAATTTCCTCTACCGCCTGCTAAGTTAAAGAAATGGTTAAAGAAGATACCTCAGTCTTATTCAGCAGATAAAGAGTATACTAAATTAAGCCATTATCGCTGGCAACGGAGCTTAGCTGTAGATTATTTAGAGAATAGATTAGGCATTGAAGATATTAAGCAGATTATCCCAACCCTTCGTAGTGAAGCAGGAAGTGTAAAAGCACTACAGGTAGTTGGAGCTAAGCAGACCAAAGTCTTTAAGGATGGAATCCGGTGGAGATTTGGTGGCTTAAGAAATAATCGGTTCTGGATCCAACCCCGGTATGAAGATGGTCAAGTAGTTGACTTTTTATTTTATGGTAGTGGTTGGGGCCATAGTGTAGGTATGGATCAGGTAGCTGTAGCTAGTATGGCTGATCACGGCAAAAATTACAAGAAGATTTTGCATCATTTCTATACAGATATTAAATTAGAAAATTGGTATTAA
- a CDS encoding PHP domain-containing protein, whose translation MKKIDLHTHTIASDGSFTPQELVKAAVEQGLAAVAITDHDSLAGVQPALEIGKELEIEVVPGIELTTYYQGQRIDILGYYIDLDSPQLNEVLDKLQRAREVRAKQILAKLANLDVELDFKRLKKIAGDTGVGRPHIARLMVEDEYVTDMQTAFDDYLEDGGPAYVPKYQLTPSEAVKLLKQAGGIPVLAHPGVIDNRELVIELLEQEDFAGIEAYYSQHNQAETDYYLQLATEYDLLVTGGSDCHGPANEDKYLLGRVDVPYKLLEQLKKG comes from the coding sequence ATGAAAAAAATTGATTTACATACACATACTATAGCTTCTGATGGTTCATTTACACCACAGGAATTAGTAAAGGCAGCCGTTGAACAAGGTTTAGCAGCAGTTGCTATCACAGACCATGATAGTCTAGCTGGAGTCCAACCAGCTTTAGAAATTGGAAAAGAACTGGAGATAGAAGTCGTCCCAGGGATTGAGTTAACGACTTATTACCAGGGACAGAGAATAGATATCTTAGGATATTATATTGATTTAGACTCACCACAATTAAACGAAGTATTAGATAAGTTACAACGAGCTAGAGAAGTAAGGGCCAAGCAGATCCTAGCTAAACTGGCCAACTTAGATGTAGAATTAGACTTTAAGCGACTAAAAAAAATAGCAGGAGATACAGGAGTAGGTCGGCCGCATATTGCTAGATTAATGGTAGAAGATGAGTATGTTACTGATATGCAGACAGCCTTTGATGATTACCTAGAAGATGGTGGCCCAGCTTATGTTCCTAAGTACCAGTTAACACCTAGTGAGGCAGTTAAATTGCTAAAACAAGCAGGAGGTATTCCGGTTTTGGCCCATCCTGGAGTGATAGATAATCGAGAGTTAGTAATAGAGTTATTAGAGCAAGAGGACTTTGCTGGAATTGAAGCTTATTACTCGCAGCATAATCAAGCCGAGACAGATTATTATCTGCAGTTAGCTACTGAGTATGATTTGTTGGTAACAGGGGGTTCTGATTGCCATGGCCCTGCTAATGAAGATAAGTATCTGTTAGGGAGAGTAGATGTACCTTATAAACTGTTAGAGCAATTAAAGAAAGGATAA
- a CDS encoding GTP-binding protein, with protein MNQQIDSLNENTDQNMNLVIAGHVDHGKSTIIGRLLADTDSLPKGKLADVKETCRRNSKPFEYAFLLDALKDEQDQGITIDSARVFFETDLRKYIILDAPGHIEFLKNMVTGAARAEAALLVIDADEGIQENSKRHCYMLSMLGIEQVSVLVNKMDLVDYDQDTFNQIVEDYTEFLEEIGMEADCFVPVSGLEGANIATLSDETPWYQGQTVLEVLDSFENQKLPEDKPFRMPVQDVYKFTRGGDDRRIVSGTIAAGQVSVGDEVVFYPSGKRSTVKSIEGFNRAKTDTIGPGFATGFTLDEQIFIKRGELATLADETEPEVTSRIKTNLFWLGKAPLSKNKEYQIKLGTAKVSARLEKIERVIDASNLSQSQEKDQVERHDVAQCVFKLNKAIAFDLATQFEKTSRFVVVDDYEIAGGGLVEEAIEDKQSWVREKVMLRNYKWEKSKITREERAKKYSQQPTLVLITGEEDVGKKPTAKELEKQLFNEGQMSYFLGIGNLLYGVDADIKGENNHKEEHLRRLSEVSHIMLDAGAILLVTAVELTQEDLELIKTTVAPDQIETVWLGDKITTDIDYDLHISDFESERKAAGEIEGLLQDRGIIFRPW; from the coding sequence ATGAATCAGCAGATAGATTCTTTAAATGAGAATACAGACCAAAACATGAATCTAGTAATTGCCGGTCATGTTGATCACGGTAAAAGCACCATCATTGGTCGTTTACTAGCCGATACAGATTCACTGCCTAAAGGTAAACTAGCTGATGTTAAAGAAACTTGTCGCCGTAACTCTAAACCATTTGAATATGCTTTTCTATTAGATGCTCTAAAAGACGAACAAGACCAAGGAATCACTATTGATTCGGCGCGGGTCTTCTTTGAAACTGACTTACGAAAGTATATTATCTTAGATGCACCAGGCCACATTGAATTCCTAAAGAATATGGTTACAGGAGCAGCTAGAGCAGAAGCAGCTTTACTAGTCATTGATGCTGATGAAGGAATTCAAGAGAACTCTAAGCGTCACTGTTATATGTTATCTATGCTAGGGATTGAGCAAGTATCTGTCTTAGTCAATAAGATGGATTTAGTAGATTATGATCAAGATACCTTTAATCAGATAGTTGAGGATTATACTGAGTTTTTAGAGGAGATAGGTATGGAAGCAGACTGTTTTGTGCCTGTTAGTGGCTTAGAAGGAGCTAACATAGCTACTTTATCTGATGAGACCCCTTGGTATCAAGGTCAGACTGTGTTAGAAGTCTTAGATAGTTTTGAGAATCAGAAGTTACCAGAGGATAAACCATTTAGAATGCCTGTTCAAGATGTCTATAAGTTCACTCGTGGAGGAGATGATCGTCGGATTGTATCAGGTACAATTGCAGCAGGTCAGGTTAGTGTTGGAGATGAAGTCGTTTTCTATCCATCTGGTAAGCGCAGTACTGTTAAGTCCATTGAAGGATTTAATCGAGCTAAGACAGATACAATAGGGCCAGGTTTTGCGACAGGCTTCACTCTAGATGAACAGATCTTTATTAAACGAGGCGAGCTAGCTACTTTAGCAGATGAGACAGAGCCCGAAGTAACTTCTCGGATTAAGACCAATCTCTTTTGGTTAGGTAAAGCACCACTAAGTAAGAATAAAGAGTATCAGATTAAGCTAGGTACTGCTAAGGTAAGTGCTAGACTAGAAAAGATTGAACGAGTTATAGATGCTTCTAACTTAAGCCAGAGTCAAGAAAAAGATCAAGTAGAGCGCCATGATGTAGCCCAGTGTGTCTTTAAGTTAAATAAAGCTATTGCTTTTGACTTAGCTACTCAGTTTGAAAAAACAAGCCGCTTTGTAGTAGTTGATGATTATGAGATTGCTGGTGGTGGCTTAGTTGAAGAGGCTATAGAAGATAAACAAAGCTGGGTTAGAGAAAAGGTAATGCTTAGAAACTATAAGTGGGAAAAGAGTAAGATCACTCGTGAAGAGAGGGCCAAGAAGTATAGCCAACAGCCTACTTTAGTCTTAATCACTGGAGAAGAAGATGTAGGTAAGAAGCCAACGGCCAAAGAATTAGAGAAACAGTTATTTAATGAGGGCCAAATGTCTTACTTCTTAGGTATTGGTAACTTATTGTATGGTGTAGATGCTGATATCAAAGGCGAGAATAATCATAAAGAAGAACACCTACGCAGATTATCTGAAGTCTCTCATATCATGCTTGATGCAGGGGCTATCCTACTTGTAACTGCTGTAGAATTAACTCAAGAAGACTTAGAACTAATCAAGACAACAGTTGCTCCTGATCAGATAGAGACAGTCTGGTTAGGTGATAAGATAACAACAGATATTGATTATGATCTACATATCTCCGACTTTGAATCTGAAAGAAAAGCTGCTGGAGAAATAGAAGGTCTATTGCAGGATAGAGGGATTATTTTTAGACCGTGGTAG
- the wecB gene encoding non-hydrolyzing UDP-N-acetylglucosamine 2-epimerase translates to MKQLKIMSIFGTRPEAIKMAPVIKVLEEDHRIKSLVTVTGQHRSLLDQVLELFSLNPDYDLQIMESGQSLAQITTKILSNLEDVISQEEPDLVLVHGDTSTTFVSALTSFYQQLKIGHIEAGLRSGNKYAPYPEEINRRLTGVLADLHFTPSATNRSNLLAEGIPDANIFLTGNTVIDALEMMVEPTYQFQDSTLQQLDFPNKKIILVTAHRRENLGQPLVNICRAVEDVVALSSEVEVVWPLHPNPKIKDKVYDSLANLSRVHLIKPLPYQEFINLIARSYLVVTDSGGLQEEAPSLDKPVLVLRETTERSAALQAGTIELVGTQQEGIRAGILKLLTNQRKYETMANTPNPYGDGQASQRIVEAILYSWGYHAIRPTEFEPLII, encoded by the coding sequence ATGAAGCAACTCAAAATTATGTCTATCTTTGGTACACGACCAGAAGCAATCAAAATGGCTCCGGTAATCAAGGTTTTAGAAGAAGATCACAGAATCAAATCCCTGGTTACCGTTACGGGCCAACATCGTTCTCTATTAGATCAGGTCTTAGAACTATTCTCTCTTAACCCAGATTATGATTTGCAAATTATGGAATCGGGCCAATCGCTAGCCCAAATTACTACTAAGATATTATCTAATCTAGAGGATGTAATTAGTCAAGAAGAGCCAGATTTAGTTTTAGTCCATGGTGATACCTCTACTACCTTTGTCAGTGCTCTAACTTCTTTTTATCAACAACTTAAGATAGGCCATATAGAAGCTGGTTTACGCAGTGGTAATAAGTATGCACCGTATCCTGAAGAGATCAATCGCCGTCTAACAGGTGTCTTAGCTGATCTACACTTTACTCCTAGTGCAACTAATCGTTCTAATCTACTAGCCGAAGGGATCCCAGATGCTAATATCTTTCTAACAGGTAATACTGTGATTGATGCTTTAGAAATGATGGTAGAGCCTACTTATCAGTTTCAAGATTCTACATTACAACAGCTTGATTTCCCAAACAAGAAGATAATTTTAGTAACAGCCCACCGAAGAGAAAATTTAGGCCAACCACTAGTTAATATTTGTAGAGCAGTTGAGGATGTAGTAGCTTTATCCTCTGAGGTAGAAGTAGTCTGGCCTCTCCATCCAAATCCTAAGATTAAGGATAAAGTTTATGATAGTTTGGCTAATCTATCTAGAGTCCATTTAATTAAGCCCTTACCTTACCAAGAATTCATTAATTTAATAGCTAGATCTTATTTAGTAGTTACTGATTCTGGTGGCTTACAAGAAGAAGCGCCTAGTTTAGATAAACCTGTTTTAGTATTACGGGAGACCACCGAACGAAGTGCAGCATTACAAGCAGGTACTATTGAGTTAGTAGGTACGCAACAAGAAGGTATTAGAGCAGGGATACTTAAGTTATTGACTAACCAAAGGAAGTACGAAACAATGGCTAATACGCCTAATCCATATGGTGATGGACAGGCTAGCCAGCGGATAGTAGAGGCAATTTTATATTCTTGGGGTTATCATGCTATCAGACCAACTGAATTTGAACCTCTAATTATATAA
- the cysC gene encoding adenylyl-sulfate kinase yields MTENITWHEGEVTYQDRCAVLDQPGLVIWFTGLSGSGKSTIAVEVEKQLVAQKKAVYRLDGDNVRHGLNSDLGFTPEDRNENIRRIAEVAALFKDAGLITLASFISPYQESRAFARERAGRDNFIEVYVKADVKTCADRDPKGLYEQAKKGEIDNFTGISAPYEEPVDPEVVVDTRELSLEEAVNQVLAAITEKLND; encoded by the coding sequence ATGACTGAAAACATAACCTGGCACGAAGGGGAAGTGACTTATCAAGATCGCTGTGCTGTTTTAGACCAACCTGGCCTTGTCATCTGGTTTACAGGTTTATCAGGCTCAGGTAAATCAACAATTGCTGTTGAGGTAGAGAAACAACTAGTAGCTCAGAAAAAGGCTGTTTATAGACTAGATGGTGATAATGTTCGCCATGGCTTAAACTCAGACTTAGGCTTTACTCCTGAAGATAGGAATGAAAATATCCGCCGGATTGCCGAAGTAGCTGCTTTATTTAAAGATGCTGGATTAATTACGTTAGCTTCCTTTATCTCTCCTTACCAAGAATCTAGAGCATTTGCTCGGGAGAGAGCAGGAAGAGATAATTTTATTGAGGTTTATGTCAAGGCTGATGTAAAGACTTGTGCTGATCGTGATCCTAAAGGATTATACGAACAGGCTAAAAAGGGTGAGATAGATAACTTTACGGGGATTTCTGCTCCTTATGAAGAACCAGTTGATCCCGAAGTGGTAGTTGATACCAGAGAGCTATCTCTAGAAGAAGCAGTTAATCAGGTATTAGCAGCAATTACTGAAAAATTAAATGATTAA
- a CDS encoding UDP-glucose dehydrogenase family protein, which produces MKLTVVGTGYVGLVSGACFAELGNDVICVDIDQEKIAGLKDGVMPIYEPGLKEIVDRNYEHGNLKFTTSLEAGVKESDIIFIAVGTPSQEDGGADLSAVKAVAQDIAQYINGYKIVIDKSTVPVGTGDWVEELIEQQQEADYDFDVVSCPEFLREGSAVADTMHPDRVIIGTESKKAADILDELHQPFEAPILHTDRYSAEMIKYAANAFLATKISFINEIANICERTGGDVAEVAKGIGTDHRISDKFLRAGVGFGGACFPKDTKAITKTAQERGYDFKVVNSVVEANKLQKQTLVKKLKREVPNLAGQTISVLGLAFKPNTDDMREAPSRTIIKQLLEAGAQVKAYDPIAMEEAQGIFADDIQYCKNAYDAIEDTAAVILVTEWDEFQDLDLDRVAELLTNPIFIDGRNCYDVEEMKKRGFTYYSVGRPAVNNRELAATQEVATTE; this is translated from the coding sequence ATGAAGCTAACTGTTGTAGGAACAGGATATGTAGGATTGGTTTCGGGAGCTTGTTTTGCTGAGCTAGGAAATGATGTAATCTGTGTCGATATTGATCAAGAAAAGATTGCCGGTTTAAAAGATGGGGTGATGCCTATCTATGAACCAGGTTTGAAAGAAATTGTTGATCGTAATTATGAGCATGGTAATCTAAAGTTTACTACTTCTTTAGAAGCAGGGGTTAAAGAAAGTGATATTATCTTTATTGCTGTAGGTACTCCTTCTCAAGAGGATGGAGGAGCAGACTTATCAGCAGTTAAAGCAGTAGCTCAAGATATAGCCCAGTACATTAATGGTTATAAGATCGTAATTGATAAGAGTACTGTTCCGGTCGGAACAGGGGATTGGGTAGAAGAATTAATTGAGCAACAACAAGAGGCTGATTATGACTTTGATGTTGTTTCTTGCCCTGAGTTTTTACGGGAAGGTTCTGCTGTAGCAGATACTATGCATCCTGACCGAGTGATAATAGGGACTGAAAGTAAAAAAGCTGCTGATATTTTAGATGAGTTACATCAGCCATTTGAAGCCCCTATCTTACATACTGATAGGTATAGCGCAGAGATGATTAAGTATGCTGCTAATGCTTTTTTAGCGACTAAGATTAGCTTTATTAATGAAATAGCCAACATTTGTGAACGAACAGGTGGTGACGTAGCAGAAGTAGCTAAAGGAATTGGGACAGATCATCGAATCAGTGACAAGTTCTTGCGCGCTGGAGTTGGTTTTGGTGGGGCTTGCTTCCCTAAGGATACTAAAGCAATTACTAAGACAGCACAAGAGCGTGGCTATGACTTTAAAGTTGTCAATTCAGTAGTTGAGGCTAATAAATTACAGAAACAAACTCTAGTCAAGAAGTTAAAACGAGAAGTACCAAATTTAGCTGGGCAGACAATCTCGGTTCTAGGATTAGCCTTTAAGCCAAATACTGATGATATGCGAGAAGCACCATCTAGAACAATAATCAAGCAGTTATTAGAGGCTGGGGCCCAGGTTAAAGCCTACGATCCAATTGCTATGGAAGAAGCGCAAGGTATCTTTGCTGATGATATTCAGTATTGCAAGAACGCTTATGATGCTATAGAAGATACAGCTGCTGTTATTTTAGTTACTGAATGGGATGAATTTCAAGACCTTGATCTTGATCGGGTAGCAGAACTATTAACTAATCCTATCTTTATTGATGGACGCAACTGCTATGATGTAGAAGAGATGAAAAAGCGAGGCTTTACTTATTATAGTGTTGGTCGTCCAGCAGTGAATAATAGAGAATTGGCTGCTACACAAGAGGTGGCAACAACTGAATAG
- the hepT gene encoding type VII toxin-antitoxin system HepT family RNase toxin, with the protein MVEEKLVRTKLKELRSYLNQLDKYQEITVEELENNLEQRWVIERGLQLSIQLVLDIGNHILSEEGITVNNYTGILKELGELEVIPPEFAKKIKGMAGFRNVLVHDYMEVDLELLVRVINNSLKDFKKFAQYILDYLNNN; encoded by the coding sequence ATGGTAGAAGAAAAGCTAGTACGAACCAAATTGAAGGAATTGCGTAGTTATTTAAATCAATTAGATAAGTACCAAGAGATTACTGTAGAAGAGTTAGAGAATAATTTAGAACAACGTTGGGTTATTGAAAGAGGACTACAACTCTCTATTCAACTAGTATTAGATATTGGAAATCATATCTTATCTGAAGAAGGAATAACAGTAAATAATTATACAGGTATATTAAAAGAATTAGGTGAATTAGAAGTTATTCCTCCTGAGTTTGCTAAAAAAATAAAAGGAATGGCAGGTTTTCGGAATGTTTTAGTGCATGATTATATGGAAGTTGATCTTGAGTTACTTGTAAGAGTTATTAATAATAGTTTAAAAGACTTCAAGAAATTTGCACAATATATTTTAGATTACTTAAATAATAATTAA